The segment tctggagaagaagtcCAAAGCCTCTCTGGTGTCGGCTCTGTTACCGACGTAAGAACCGACGATTTTGATGGACTTGACGACCTGGTTGAAAACCTCGGACTTACAGTAAGCGTTGGCTGGAAGACCGACTAGAACAACGGTACCGTTGGCTCTGGCGTATCTGGTGGAGGCAGTGATGGCGGCCTCGGAGGCAGACACGTTGATGACACCGTGAGCACCACCGTCGGTGGCCTTGATGACTTCAGCGATGACGTCCTTGGACTTGGTGAAGTCGATGAAGTACTCACCACccaacttcttgaacaactcCTCCTTCTCGGCACCACCGTCGATACCTAGGACTCTGGCACCCATGGCCTTGGCGTATTGCACGGCCAAGGAACCTAGACCACCGGCAGCACCGGAGATGGCAACCCATTGGCCGGCCTTGACGTCAGCAGACTTCAAAGCCTTGTACACGGTGATACCGGCACATAGAATTGGGGCAACCTCAGCCAAGTCGGTACCGACTGGGATTCTGGCAGCTTGCACGGCGTCGGCGGTAGCGTATTGTTGGAAAGAACCGTCGTGGGTGTAACCAGACAGGTCGGCGTTAGGACAGTTGGACTCGTTGGCCAACTCACACTCCTCACACATCATACAGGAGCCGTTCAACCACTTGACACCAGCCAAGTCACCGATCTTCCAGTGCTTGACCTCGGAACCCATACCAACAACGACACCGGCACCCTCGTGACCACCGACCAATGGTAGCTTAACTGGCAAAGGCCAGTCACCCTTCCAGGCGTGCAAGTCTGTGTGGCAAACACCAGAGTACTTGATGTTGATCAAAAGCTCGTTTGGCTTTGGAACTGGCACTGGGATGTCTTTGTATTGCAATTCACCACCGTTCTCGTAGAAGATAACAGCTTTTTGGGTCTTTGGAATTCCGGTAGACATTTCGTATAGTTTCTTGGGCTTGGTAAAATCAGAATTGATTCTGGTTTCTTAGAACGTAAACAAGAGCAAAACAACCTTGCTAGGTACCCAAGAGGATACGAATTACCTCCGTATATTTATACCTACCATTTTGCcctcaaattcttcatttAACAACTGGGTCGTTCAATTACCACTCCCCCCCCTTCACTAAGCCTGAAAGTTAGCTACCACCTAATCCTATCATCGCACCACCCTGGAAAATGACACCAGATGAACAGCCAAACCATAGAGACTAAAAAGCCGCTTTATGGGGGCGGCCATGAAAAATCGAAACGATTTTCGCTTTCGATCATACGATGTGGAAAACAGATCAACGGTGCAACTTGGTCGCATGGGCGACAACAGGCGATCCCGACCGTTTAGCTGCTACTCTCCCGGCTTCCTGGGCAACCACTAACAGGAAACAGGATGCTGATCGTAGGCAACTATAATTAGTGGAATCCCGGTCTGGTTGTCAAGATGTCCGGGCCCGTCCGGTTCCCTCGGACAAAAAATGCATAGAACGCCCCAGCCGCAAAGAAGTTTCTTCCTTGCAGGTTCCAGCCCGCCGACGGCGTGGCGGCAAAGAAAAATAATGGCATTCGTCATTGCTGCGTCAGACCGGCACGGCTGCTCGTAGAAACGCAGCAACGCCAGTCGTTTTAAAGTGCCACCCTTTCCTCGTTTATATATACAGGGGATATCTAGACCTTTCGACAGGTTACCCTTTTGTTTATTCCGACTTACAGGTGGAAGGGAGAGTCAAGAGAAGATGGCAGACCCGAGTCAGGCGAGTTCGTCGACGTCGGCGTTTGTTTCGACACTCATTTTCTCTGGAATTTTGGGactcatctttcttttaGTGTTTGTTTTGTTAAGGCCCAAAAAAAGAAGGGTGTACGAGCCAAGGACTTTGACGGATCTACAGACGATAAGTGAAGAGCAGCGGGTGGAGAGGGTGCCCGATGGTTGGTTTTCGTGGGTGCCATATCTGCTGAACCAACCGCACTCTTATCTGATGCAG is part of the Torulaspora globosa chromosome 7, complete sequence genome and harbors:
- a CDS encoding zinc-dependent alcohol dehydrogenase (ancestral locus Anc_3.118) — protein: MSTGIPKTQKAVIFYENGGELQYKDIPVPVPKPNELLINIKYSGVCHTDLHAWKGDWPLPVKLPLVGGHEGAGVVVGMGSEVKHWKIGDLAGVKWLNGSCMMCEECELANESNCPNADLSGYTHDGSFQQYATADAVQAARIPVGTDLAEVAPILCAGITVYKALKSADVKAGQWVAISGAAGGLGSLAVQYAKAMGARVLGIDGGAEKEELFKKLGGEYFIDFTKSKDVIAEVIKATDGGAHGVINVSASEAAITASTRYARANGTVVLVGLPANAYCKSEVFNQVVKSIKIVGSYVGNRADTREALDFFSRGLVKAPIKVVGLSTLPEVFEKMEKGQIVGRYVVDTEK